One stretch of Azoarcus sp. KH32C DNA includes these proteins:
- a CDS encoding sensor histidine kinase — protein MPQDFSDDPPPTAFENGIDLKHHLLRRVTLFALAIGVFASGFVLYQARERIRLHIAHTGGTVKRLIAGEAVQPRGTFQQGLAGLALASLDDIGQLLGICVAVEDIYKQPIVQRCFGEESAPPRLVHWVLGHLIGPEIQYRGRIGQYPGFAVGEFVVTPNLDSEALAVWQQIRTVLGMTLGILLLNLLVYLPVRRALLPTEQILAALGRMEAGDLAARMPRPRLIELHRIAAGFDHLTGRLQKTMAEQRQLAQRLLSVREEERRHLARELHDEFGQCLTSIGAETAFITAQTRERQPELLPAAQSIASVTAHMLESLQGILSQLRPVGLEEFGLRAGLEQLVGGWQRRLTGCTFELLIDGEIDDLPDDLTVSLYRIIQESLTNAVRHSEPKKVTVRLSRETSRCILCVEDDGEGRPASAGSGLGVLGMNERVAALAGHFSITARSPKGMRVRAEFPAEALSTQRNNDA, from the coding sequence ATGCCGCAAGATTTTTCAGACGACCCTCCGCCGACAGCGTTTGAAAACGGGATCGATCTCAAACACCATCTATTGCGACGCGTCACGCTGTTCGCGTTGGCCATCGGTGTTTTCGCCAGCGGGTTCGTGCTCTATCAGGCTCGAGAACGCATACGCCTGCATATTGCCCACACCGGCGGAACGGTGAAGCGCCTGATTGCCGGGGAAGCCGTCCAGCCGCGGGGCACTTTCCAGCAAGGCCTGGCAGGACTGGCTTTGGCCTCGCTGGACGATATCGGGCAACTGCTCGGGATCTGCGTGGCGGTGGAGGACATCTACAAGCAACCGATCGTTCAGCGCTGTTTCGGCGAGGAATCGGCGCCGCCGCGCCTCGTGCACTGGGTGCTCGGCCATTTGATCGGCCCGGAGATTCAGTACCGCGGCAGGATTGGCCAATATCCGGGGTTTGCCGTCGGCGAGTTCGTCGTTACGCCTAATCTGGACAGCGAAGCCCTGGCCGTGTGGCAGCAGATCCGCACGGTGCTCGGCATGACACTCGGCATCCTGCTGCTCAACCTGCTGGTCTATCTGCCGGTGCGTCGCGCCCTCCTGCCGACCGAGCAGATATTGGCGGCGCTGGGGCGGATGGAAGCGGGCGACCTTGCTGCCCGCATGCCACGCCCGCGGCTGATCGAACTGCACCGCATTGCCGCCGGTTTCGACCACCTGACCGGGCGCCTGCAGAAGACGATGGCCGAGCAGCGTCAGCTCGCCCAGCGCCTGCTCTCCGTGCGCGAGGAGGAGCGTCGTCACCTGGCGCGGGAACTCCACGACGAATTCGGCCAATGCCTGACCTCGATCGGTGCCGAGACGGCTTTCATCACGGCACAGACGCGCGAACGTCAGCCCGAACTGCTGCCCGCCGCCCAGTCCATTGCCTCAGTGACCGCGCACATGCTGGAATCCCTGCAAGGTATCCTGAGCCAGTTGCGACCAGTCGGTTTGGAGGAGTTCGGTCTGCGCGCCGGGCTGGAACAGCTGGTGGGCGGCTGGCAGCGGCGCCTGACTGGCTGCACTTTCGAGTTGCTGATCGACGGGGAAATCGACGATTTGCCGGATGATCTGACGGTCAGCCTGTACCGAATCATCCAGGAGAGCCTGACCAACGCCGTGCGCCACAGCGAACCCAAGAAGGTAACGGTGCGGCTGAGCCGCGAGACGAGCCGCTGCATCCTCTGCGTGGAAGACGACGGCGAAGGCCGGCCAGCCAGCGCCGGCAGCGGGCTGGGCGTGCTCGGGATGAACGAAAGGGTCGCCGCGCTCGCGGGCCACTTCTCCATCACCGCGCGGTCGCCCAAGGGAATGCGGGTGCGGGCCGAGTTTCCGGCTGAGGCGCTGAGTACGCAAAGGAACAATGATGCTTAA
- a CDS encoding VOC family protein codes for MLVALLEHHAHGPLAHFGGELRRLLHGSIFSRVGASAKPGAIQTPSGKSFWHSYIAVGNVDECAKQAPMLGGSVVVPPHEVPDVGRVCIVADPTGAIAHLMQPIKP; via the coding sequence ATGCTGGTCGCGCTGCTCGAACACCATGCGCACGGCCCGCTCGCGCACTTCGGGGGAGAACTTCGTCGTCTTCTTCATGGCTCCATCTTCTCAAGAGTTGGAGCCTCCGCGAAACCCGGGGCGATTCAGACACCGAGCGGCAAATCATTTTGGCATTCCTATATCGCCGTCGGAAACGTCGATGAATGCGCAAAGCAGGCGCCGATGCTTGGGGGAAGTGTTGTAGTACCCCCACATGAGGTTCCCGACGTTGGCAGGGTTTGTATTGTGGCAGACCCTACGGGTGCCATTGCCCACTTGATGCAGCCAATCAAACCGTGA
- a CDS encoding VOC family protein yields the protein MTEVTGIDHIYITVSDLQRSEAFYDRVLIDALGFRKNKFSLAGDPHIQYFNRHFGFVLRPSRSSAGYDSYAPGLHHFCLRVDSVADVVTVADRLRALGVEASEAKLYTEYAPDYWASFFADPDGVRLEVTNYRQERRDRHDKW from the coding sequence ATGACTGAAGTTACCGGAATCGACCACATCTACATCACGGTGTCCGACCTTCAACGCTCTGAAGCCTTCTATGATCGCGTCTTGATCGATGCGCTTGGCTTCCGGAAGAACAAATTCTCTTTGGCCGGCGATCCTCACATCCAGTACTTCAACCGCCATTTCGGTTTTGTTCTCCGTCCATCCCGAAGTTCCGCCGGCTACGACTCCTATGCCCCCGGGCTCCATCATTTTTGCCTTCGCGTCGACTCCGTCGCGGACGTCGTAACGGTGGCCGACCGACTTCGCGCGCTTGGCGTCGAGGCATCGGAGGCGAAGCTCTATACCGAGTATGCGCCGGACTACTGGGCAAGCTTCTTCGCCGACCCGGATGGCGTTCGCCTGGAGGTTACGAACTACCGTCAGGAGCGTCGGGATCGCCATGACAAGTGGTAG
- a CDS encoding LysE family translocator, with the protein MLTFQQFIGFLLAAILITASPGPDNLMVLSMGISKGRRQGIAFGLGCALGCLSHTVLAVVGVSALIAASPTAFTLLKVCGGLYLIWLGVNALRSLGGAGVGAVKSDETSLSKLFLKGVFANAINPKVVLFFLSFLPQFVIPANGNVGLQMALLGVTFTVQAAVLFGVLGYFSGAIGLWLNAKPKASAILDRVAGTVFVALGLRLIVNR; encoded by the coding sequence ATGCTGACTTTTCAACAATTCATCGGTTTTCTTCTTGCCGCCATCCTGATCACGGCGTCCCCGGGGCCCGACAACCTGATGGTGCTCAGCATGGGGATTTCCAAGGGCCGGCGGCAGGGGATCGCCTTTGGGCTGGGATGCGCGCTGGGTTGCCTGAGCCATACGGTCCTGGCGGTCGTTGGCGTGAGCGCACTCATTGCCGCGTCGCCAACGGCTTTCACCTTGCTCAAGGTGTGCGGTGGCCTTTACCTGATCTGGCTGGGCGTCAATGCGTTGCGCAGTCTGGGTGGCGCCGGGGTAGGGGCCGTGAAGTCAGATGAGACATCGCTGTCGAAGTTGTTCCTGAAGGGCGTCTTCGCGAATGCGATCAATCCGAAGGTGGTGCTGTTCTTTCTTTCATTCCTGCCGCAGTTCGTCATTCCGGCCAATGGCAACGTCGGCTTGCAGATGGCCCTTCTGGGCGTGACGTTTACCGTCCAGGCCGCCGTGCTGTTCGGCGTGCTGGGCTATTTTTCCGGTGCGATCGGCCTGTGGCTCAATGCCAAGCCGAAAGCGAGCGCGATCCTCGACCGCGTCGCCGGCACGGTGTTCGTTGCATTGGGCTTGCGGCTGATCGTTAACCGCTGA
- a CDS encoding transglutaminase family protein — MHRYLSPSKYIDFEDANISAVARSLARGTTSEQDLVRRCFEFVRDEIRHSSDFKLNPVTCRASDVLRHKTGYCYAKSHLLAALLRANGVPAGLCYQRLSVGDSGAPYCLHGLNAVYLQDFGWYRIDARGNKPGVSAQFCPPVEVLAFPIREPQERDFPEIWAEPLPVVVEVLERYESYDHVLANLPDIELAA; from the coding sequence ATGCATCGCTACCTATCCCCAAGCAAGTACATCGACTTCGAGGACGCGAACATCTCGGCAGTCGCTCGTAGTCTGGCGCGCGGCACGACCTCCGAACAGGACTTGGTCCGTCGGTGTTTTGAGTTCGTCAGGGACGAGATTCGGCACAGTTCCGACTTCAAGCTCAACCCGGTCACGTGCAGAGCGTCGGATGTACTACGCCACAAGACAGGCTACTGTTATGCCAAGAGCCATCTGCTCGCGGCCCTACTTCGCGCAAATGGCGTTCCGGCGGGGCTCTGCTATCAGCGCCTGTCGGTTGGAGATAGTGGCGCCCCATACTGTCTACACGGTTTGAATGCCGTCTATCTCCAGGACTTTGGTTGGTACAGGATTGACGCCAGAGGCAACAAGCCGGGCGTCAGTGCTCAGTTTTGCCCTCCCGTGGAAGTGCTTGCGTTTCCTATAAGAGAGCCGCAAGAACGCGACTTCCCGGAAATCTGGGCAGAACCGCTGCCTGTCGTAGTGGAGGTTCTTGAGCGCTATGAAAGCTATGACCATGTGCTTGCGAATCTCCCGGACATTGAGCTTGCGGCCTGA
- a CDS encoding PolC-type DNA polymerase III, with amino-acid sequence MEVVAVIDFETTGLSPAQGDRATEIAAVILEGGKVVDRYQSLMNGGVRIPSFIESLTGISNEMIRRAPPAAEVMREVSDFVGDYPLVAHNASFDCKFWDAELGRIQRTRQQEFVCSLLLSRRIFPLAPSHKLGALVEYANLPVAGRYHRALADAEMAASLFQRLKDELRDRHQVNKVSVELLRRIQRAPKSQLKKCIAREQSV; translated from the coding sequence ATGGAAGTCGTAGCGGTAATCGACTTTGAAACGACCGGACTGTCGCCGGCACAGGGGGATCGCGCAACCGAAATTGCCGCGGTGATTCTGGAGGGCGGCAAGGTCGTCGACCGATACCAGAGCCTGATGAACGGCGGCGTCCGGATTCCGTCCTTCATCGAGTCCCTGACCGGAATCTCCAACGAAATGATTCGTCGTGCGCCGCCGGCCGCGGAGGTCATGCGGGAGGTGTCGGATTTTGTCGGCGACTATCCCTTGGTTGCCCACAATGCTTCTTTCGACTGCAAATTCTGGGATGCCGAACTGGGTCGAATTCAGAGAACGAGGCAGCAGGAATTCGTCTGCTCCTTGCTGCTTTCGCGCCGGATCTTTCCGCTGGCGCCGAGCCACAAGCTGGGAGCCTTGGTCGAGTATGCGAATCTACCGGTCGCAGGCCGATATCACCGGGCTTTAGCTGATGCGGAAATGGCGGCCAGTCTTTTTCAGCGACTGAAGGATGAACTGCGCGACCGTCACCAGGTGAACAAGGTTTCTGTCGAGCTTCTTCGCAGGATTCAACGCGCGCCCAAGAGCCAGTTGAAGAAATGCATCGCACGCGAACAGAGTGTCTGA
- a CDS encoding DUF5710 domain-containing protein: protein MRFNLKVPFAEKDQAKKLGARWDAGRKIWYVEGKEDMAPFSGWSPTPHAASVADVQTQQSKVYVGSEYVEQPRVCDCPPWEECDKCRPLSLSSQG from the coding sequence ATGAGATTCAACCTGAAGGTCCCCTTCGCCGAAAAGGATCAAGCCAAGAAGCTCGGTGCGCGATGGGATGCCGGCCGAAAAATCTGGTACGTCGAGGGCAAGGAAGACATGGCGCCGTTTTCCGGATGGTCGCCCACTCCTCACGCTGCTTCGGTCGCCGACGTACAGACTCAGCAAAGCAAAGTCTACGTGGGCAGCGAGTACGTCGAGCAGCCGCGCGTGTGCGATTGCCCTCCGTGGGAGGAGTGCGACAAGTGTCGGCCCCTGTCCTTGTCAAGCCAGGGTTGA
- a CDS encoding TMEM175 family protein codes for MGKSRLEAFSDGVLAIIITIMVLELKVPHGADLDSLAPLMPVVLSYVLSFIYVGIYWNNHHHLLHAAKGISGGVLWANLHLLFWLSLLPFATGWMGENHFAQLPCAVYGFVLLMAAIAYALLQRCIIAVEGATSILKRAVGADWKGKLSPVIYLAAIGASFEAGWLSLALYVFVAAMWLVPDRRIERVIAGTET; via the coding sequence ATGGGCAAGAGCCGGCTTGAAGCGTTCAGTGACGGTGTTCTCGCGATCATCATCACGATCATGGTGCTGGAGCTCAAGGTTCCACATGGCGCTGATCTGGACTCCCTGGCGCCGCTCATGCCTGTTGTGTTGAGCTACGTCCTGAGCTTCATCTACGTCGGCATTTACTGGAACAACCACCATCACCTGCTGCACGCGGCAAAGGGAATCTCCGGCGGCGTGCTATGGGCGAACCTCCATCTGCTTTTTTGGCTTTCGCTGCTGCCCTTCGCGACCGGCTGGATGGGCGAGAACCACTTTGCTCAACTTCCTTGTGCGGTCTACGGCTTCGTGCTGCTCATGGCTGCAATTGCGTACGCGCTCCTGCAGCGATGCATCATCGCCGTGGAGGGGGCCACGTCCATCCTCAAGCGTGCTGTCGGCGCGGACTGGAAGGGGAAGCTGTCGCCCGTCATCTATTTGGCGGCCATTGGTGCATCGTTTGAGGCAGGATGGCTGTCGTTGGCGCTGTATGTTTTCGTGGCGGCCATGTGGCTTGTGCCAGATCGAAGAATCGAGAGAGTCATCGCCGGCACCGAGACCTGA
- a CDS encoding nuclear transport factor 2 family protein: MSKLIAEVTTAFLQAFADAWNRHDVDALMSFMSDDCVFEASAGPDICGTRYEGREAVRAGFAEVWATFPDAHWGNARHFVHGDRGVSEWTFTGTRADGTRVEVHGCDLFTFRDGKIVLKNSYRKNRPPLGRPKH, translated from the coding sequence ATGTCGAAACTGATAGCAGAAGTCACCACCGCGTTCTTACAGGCCTTTGCCGATGCGTGGAATCGCCACGACGTCGATGCCCTCATGTCGTTCATGAGCGATGACTGTGTCTTTGAAGCCTCGGCGGGCCCGGACATCTGCGGCACCCGATACGAAGGCCGTGAGGCAGTGCGGGCTGGCTTTGCTGAAGTCTGGGCAACCTTCCCCGATGCACACTGGGGCAACGCGCGCCATTTTGTTCATGGGGACAGGGGAGTGTCCGAGTGGACGTTTACGGGAACGCGGGCGGACGGCACTCGTGTCGAAGTCCATGGTTGCGATCTCTTCACGTTTCGAGACGGAAAGATCGTACTGAAGAACTCCTATCGCAAGAACCGTCCGCCTCTCGGTCGCCCGAAGCATTGA
- the prpF gene encoding 2-methylaconitate cis-trans isomerase PrpF: MTATPRQIAIRATYMRGGTSKGLFFTSDDLPAETRTDPALRDALLLRVVGSPDPYGKHIDGMGGATSSTSKVVIVSRSRRENCDVDYLFGAVSIEKPVIDWSGNCGNLTSAVGPFAIQRGLVEVPPNGVAVVRIWQANIGKKILAHVPMADGEVQEIGDFELDGVTFPAAEIKLEFLEPGADEGGEGGAMFPTGRMVDTIDVPGVGRVEATLINAGNPTIFVDAATLGFRGTELQPDINHDEAVLARCEAVRAHATVAMGLAKTAAEATEKRPHTPKLAFVAPPAAYIASSGKAVKADDIDLCARIFSMGKLHHAMTGTGAVAIAVAAAIRGTVVSRLLEEGGRRDEVRFGHPSGTMTVGAAASEAEGEWKVEKASMSRSARRLMEGQVFVPANYAG; this comes from the coding sequence ATGACCGCAACTCCACGCCAGATCGCGATTCGTGCCACCTACATGCGGGGCGGCACCAGCAAAGGCCTCTTCTTCACGTCCGACGATCTCCCCGCCGAAACGCGCACCGACCCTGCGCTCCGCGACGCCCTCCTGCTGCGCGTCGTCGGCAGCCCCGATCCCTACGGCAAGCACATCGACGGCATGGGCGGAGCAACCTCCAGCACCAGCAAGGTCGTCATCGTCAGCCGCAGCCGCCGCGAGAACTGCGACGTGGATTACCTTTTCGGCGCGGTCTCCATCGAGAAGCCGGTGATCGACTGGAGCGGCAACTGCGGCAACCTCACCTCCGCCGTCGGTCCGTTTGCGATTCAGCGCGGGCTGGTCGAAGTGCCGCCCAACGGCGTCGCCGTCGTCCGCATCTGGCAGGCCAACATCGGCAAGAAGATCCTCGCGCACGTACCGATGGCCGACGGCGAAGTGCAGGAGATCGGCGACTTCGAACTCGATGGCGTGACCTTCCCCGCAGCCGAAATCAAGCTGGAGTTCCTGGAGCCCGGGGCGGATGAGGGCGGGGAGGGCGGAGCGATGTTTCCGACCGGCCGCATGGTCGACACGATCGACGTGCCGGGCGTGGGCCGGGTCGAAGCGACGCTGATCAACGCCGGCAACCCCACGATCTTCGTCGACGCGGCGACCCTCGGTTTCCGCGGCACCGAACTTCAGCCCGACATCAACCATGACGAAGCGGTGCTGGCGCGCTGCGAAGCCGTCCGTGCCCATGCGACCGTCGCGATGGGCCTCGCGAAGACCGCCGCGGAAGCCACCGAGAAGCGCCCGCACACCCCCAAGCTCGCCTTCGTCGCGCCTCCAGCCGCCTACATCGCTTCCAGTGGCAAGGCCGTGAAGGCCGACGACATCGACCTCTGCGCCCGCATCTTCTCGATGGGAAAGCTGCACCACGCCATGACCGGCACCGGCGCCGTTGCCATCGCCGTCGCGGCGGCGATCCGCGGGACGGTCGTTTCCCGGCTGCTTGAGGAGGGCGGTCGCCGCGACGAAGTGCGATTCGGCCACCCCTCCGGGACCATGACCGTTGGCGCCGCCGCGTCGGAAGCGGAGGGCGAATGGAAGGTCGAGAAGGCCAGCATGAGCCGCAGCGCTCGGCGCCTCATGGAAGGCCAGGTCTTCGTCCCGGCGAATTACGCCGGCTGA
- a CDS encoding response regulator transcription factor codes for MLNKIRLLLVDDHAVVRGGYRRLLESRPDLTIVGEAATARDAFEQHRLLEPDVVVLDLGLPDMGGVELIRRLIQRDAGVRILVFTMHREPIFATQALRAGALGYVTKSSPPEVMLDAVYQVAARRQTISPDIAPELALALVNQAADPLAELSPREFEILRLLLDGCSPEEIGSRLSITAKTVQNCHYQIKAKLGVRSDIELTRAALKLGLI; via the coding sequence ATGCTTAACAAGATCCGCTTGCTTCTGGTCGATGATCACGCGGTCGTGCGCGGGGGGTACCGCCGTCTGCTGGAATCCCGGCCGGATCTGACGATCGTCGGTGAAGCGGCCACGGCCCGGGACGCATTCGAGCAGCATCGGCTGCTGGAGCCCGATGTCGTGGTGCTCGATCTCGGCCTGCCGGACATGGGTGGCGTCGAGCTGATCCGCCGGCTGATTCAACGCGATGCCGGCGTGCGCATTCTAGTCTTCACGATGCATCGCGAGCCGATTTTCGCGACGCAAGCGCTGCGGGCGGGAGCGCTTGGCTATGTCACCAAGAGCAGCCCGCCGGAGGTGATGCTTGACGCGGTGTACCAGGTGGCGGCGCGGCGCCAGACGATCAGCCCGGACATCGCTCCCGAACTGGCGCTGGCGCTCGTCAATCAGGCCGCCGACCCCCTCGCCGAGCTGTCGCCGCGGGAGTTCGAGATACTGCGTCTGCTGCTCGACGGCTGTAGCCCGGAGGAGATCGGCAGCCGCCTGTCGATCACGGCCAAGACGGTGCAGAACTGCCACTACCAGATCAAGGCCAAGCTCGGCGTGCGTAGCGATATCGAACTGACCCGGGCCGCCCTCAAGCTCGGCCTGATCTGA
- a CDS encoding IS3 family transposase (programmed frameshift) codes for MKKTTKFSPEVRERAVRMVFEQRDQHGSQWAAIESIAAKIGCSAQTLSNWVRRYERDTGQRDGVSTAEAARIKELEREVRELKKANEILRLASALFRAGGARPPQQVMNSFIDTHRERFGVEPICRVLQVAPSAYRRAVARRRDPALRCLRARRDEVLEGHIERIWEANLQVYGARKVWRQLQREGVEVARCTVERLMRAQGLRGAMRGKALRTTRPDSIAPCPLDRVNRQFVAQRPNQLWVSDFTYVSTWQGFVYVAFVVDVFARYIVGWRVSRSMQTEFVLDALEQALWARQPERNALVHHSDRGSQYVSIRYSERLAEAGIEPSVGSRGDSYDNALAETINGLYKAEVIHRRGPWKSVEAVELATLEWVSWFNHHRLLEPIGYIPPAEAEANYYRNLSEQAVAA; via the exons ATGAAGAAGACGACGAAGTTCTCCCCCGAAGTGCGCGAGCGGGCCGTGCGCATGGTGTTCGAGCAGCGCGACCAGCATGGATCACAGTGGGCGGCGATCGAATCGATCGCGGCCAAGATCGGTTGCAGCGCGCAGACGCTGTCGAACTGGGTGCGCCGGTACGAGCGGGACACCGGGCAGCGTGATGGGGTCAGCACTGCAGAGGCGGCCCGCATCAAGGAGCTCGAGCGCGAGGTCCGCGAGCTGAAGAAGGCCAACGAGATTCTGCGCCTTGCCAGCGCGT TATTTCGCGCAGGCGGAGCTCGACCGCCGCAACAAGTGATGAACAGTTTCATCGACACGCACCGCGAGCGCTTCGGGGTCGAGCCGATCTGCAGGGTGCTGCAGGTTGCCCCGTCGGCCTATCGTCGCGCGGTAGCCCGTCGGCGTGATCCCGCCTTGCGCTGTCTGCGAGCCCGTCGCGACGAGGTGCTGGAGGGGCACATCGAGCGGATCTGGGAGGCGAATCTGCAGGTGTATGGAGCGCGCAAGGTATGGCGGCAGTTGCAGCGGGAAGGCGTCGAGGTCGCCCGCTGCACGGTTGAACGGCTGATGCGTGCCCAGGGTTTGCGCGGTGCAATGCGCGGAAAGGCGCTGCGGACCACCCGCCCGGATTCGATTGCGCCGTGTCCGCTCGATCGCGTCAATCGCCAGTTCGTCGCCCAGCGCCCAAACCAATTGTGGGTGTCCGACTTTACGTATGTCTCGACCTGGCAGGGGTTCGTGTACGTCGCCTTTGTGGTCGACGTCTTCGCCCGCTACATCGTGGGTTGGCGCGTCAGTCGATCCATGCAGACCGAGTTCGTCCTCGACGCCCTGGAGCAGGCCCTGTGGGCTCGTCAGCCTGAACGTAATGCCTTGGTCCATCACAGCGATCGCGGTTCCCAGTACGTCTCGATCCGATACAGCGAACGTTTGGCAGAAGCGGGCATCGAGCCGTCGGTCGGCAGCCGTGGTGATAGCTACGACAATGCCCTGGCCGAAACCATCAACGGCCTGTACAAGGCCGAAGTCATCCACCGGCGAGGGCCTTGGAAGAGCGTTGAAGCGGTCGAGTTGGCCACCCTCGAATGGGTCTCATGGTTCAACCATCACCGCTTGCTTGAGCCGATCGGGTACATTCCTCCCGCCGAAGCCGAGGCAAACTACTACCGCAACCTCAGCGAGCAGGCGGTCGCCGCCTGA
- a CDS encoding HAD family hydrolase has protein sequence MLNLKQIKAISLDLDDTLWPIWPTIDRAEQVLHEWLASNAPLTAAMYASPQALREIRDAVGRERPDLAHDMTALRRESIRLALSNAGEDPQLAGAAFEVFFAERHNVSFYPDALPALEFLAARYPLVSISNGNADVSRLEVAPLFVASVSALKVGVSKPDPRIFRVAAEAVGVQPHEVLHVGDDAVLDVLGARDAGMQAVWINREQKPWPHTEKRHPEYADLSELVAALLSA, from the coding sequence ATGCTGAACCTGAAACAAATCAAAGCCATCTCGCTGGACCTGGACGACACGCTGTGGCCGATCTGGCCGACGATCGACCGGGCCGAGCAGGTGCTCCATGAATGGCTCGCAAGCAATGCTCCGCTGACGGCCGCGATGTACGCGAGCCCCCAGGCGCTGCGCGAGATCCGCGACGCCGTGGGGCGGGAGCGGCCGGATCTGGCGCATGACATGACGGCGCTGCGGCGCGAGTCGATCCGGCTGGCGCTGTCCAATGCGGGGGAGGACCCGCAGCTGGCCGGGGCGGCCTTCGAGGTCTTCTTCGCCGAACGCCACAACGTGAGCTTTTATCCGGATGCGCTCCCCGCGCTGGAATTCCTGGCGGCGCGTTACCCGCTGGTGAGTATCTCCAACGGAAACGCCGACGTGTCGCGCCTTGAGGTGGCACCGCTGTTCGTGGCGAGCGTCTCCGCGCTCAAGGTGGGCGTGTCGAAGCCCGATCCCCGCATCTTCCGGGTCGCGGCCGAGGCCGTCGGTGTGCAGCCGCACGAGGTGCTGCACGTGGGCGACGACGCGGTGCTCGACGTGTTGGGCGCGCGCGATGCCGGCATGCAGGCGGTGTGGATCAATCGCGAACAGAAGCCGTGGCCTCACACGGAGAAGCGGCATCCGGAATACGCCGACCTGAGCGAACTGGTTGCGGCGTTGCTGTCCGCCTGA